The following coding sequences are from one Paenibacillus sp. FSL R5-0912 window:
- a CDS encoding GNAT family N-acetyltransferase: protein MISIRPMEPQEYDFLMDMHYESINIVQGKPSRSELLSSPDIVKYNENWGKEGDRALIALIDNQPAGAAWYRLFEETNQGYGFVDAETPELGVAIRPGYRKRGLGIRLMEAIIQQAVSDGYPSVSLSVDPENQAAVRLYDKLGFEYFGISGTSRTMKLNLRLN from the coding sequence ATGATAAGTATTAGACCTATGGAACCGCAGGAATACGATTTTCTAATGGATATGCATTATGAGTCAATCAATATAGTCCAAGGAAAGCCCTCCAGGAGTGAGCTGCTGAGTTCACCGGATATCGTGAAGTACAACGAGAATTGGGGAAAAGAAGGTGATAGGGCACTAATCGCTCTGATTGACAATCAGCCCGCAGGTGCAGCCTGGTACAGACTGTTTGAAGAGACGAACCAAGGCTATGGATTCGTGGATGCTGAAACCCCGGAATTAGGTGTCGCTATACGGCCCGGCTATAGAAAGCGGGGCTTGGGAATCAGACTTATGGAGGCCATCATCCAGCAAGCCGTATCCGATGGATACCCATCGGTTTCTCTTAGTGTAGATCCGGAGAATCAGGCGGCCGTCCGCTTATATGACAAGCTTGGATTCGAATATTTCGGGATATCCGGAACCTCCCGGACAATGAAGTTAAACCTTAGGCTAAATTGA
- the trxA gene encoding thioredoxin yields the protein MAIVNVSDQSFGNEVEGQGTVVVDFWAPWCGPCKMLAPILEELSTELGDSVKIAKLNVDENPETASRFGVMSIPTLIFFKDGQPVDKVVGLNSKDSLKNIVAKHQ from the coding sequence ATGGCTATCGTGAACGTGTCTGACCAATCCTTCGGTAATGAAGTAGAAGGTCAAGGTACTGTAGTAGTTGACTTCTGGGCACCTTGGTGCGGCCCTTGCAAAATGCTTGCCCCTATTCTGGAGGAATTGTCCACCGAGCTGGGAGACAGCGTAAAAATCGCCAAATTGAATGTGGATGAGAATCCGGAAACGGCTTCCCGCTTTGGAGTAATGAGTATTCCTACTCTGATCTTCTTCAAAGACGGTCAACCCGTGGACAAAGTCGTAGGACTGAACTCCAAGGATTCCCTTAAGAATATTGTAGCTAAGCATCAATAA
- a CDS encoding YqzM family protein yields the protein MDVNAQVRDPREHVNEEPRNDLGDLMAGFFGMTGFMTVVFFGMVIIKFIMSE from the coding sequence ATGGATGTCAACGCGCAAGTCCGTGACCCGCGGGAGCATGTCAACGAAGAGCCCCGTAACGACCTTGGCGACCTAATGGCCGGTTTTTTTGGAATGACAGGATTTATGACCGTAGTTTTCTTCGGGATGGTTATCATCAAGTTTATTATGTCCGAATAA